A window of Spirochaetaceae bacterium contains these coding sequences:
- a CDS encoding type II toxin-antitoxin system RelE/ParE family toxin gives MKELIRTKVFDKWLYKLKDIKGKFIINERLERLEIGDYGDSKPIINGNGICELRIHYGGYRVYYIEKDNEVVVLLIGGDKDSQIRNIKLAKKLAKYYS, from the coding sequence ATGAAAGAGCTAATCCGTACTAAAGTATTTGATAAATGGCTTTATAAATTAAAAGATATTAAAGGAAAGTTCATTATTAATGAGCGGCTAGAACGTTTAGAGATTGGCGATTATGGTGATAGTAAACCTATTATTAATGGAAATGGCATTTGCGAACTTCGTATTCATTATGGTGGTTATAGAGTATATTACATTGAAAAAGATAACGAAGTAGTTGTATTGCTAATAGGGGGAGACAAAGATAGCCAAATTAGAAATATTAAATTGGCTAAGAAATTAGCTAAATATTATTCATAA
- a CDS encoding Cof-type HAD-IIB family hydrolase, which translates to MIKLIALDMDGTCVTPNPNHQNYEYITKPVKEAIENAQRKGIIVVFATGRWYNAVKHHFESLKFKGPQILNNGATVIDTHGVVHSKVAIAKPDYISLVNAMLSKEIKLAVCTEYDMVHCSEESEELGFKQWFSKKENLFDLNYAAKIIALHGGKWLANKVLNDYPYLQEAGHADNYLEIWPKLASKGLALMQVAAHYGLTMDEVMGVGDGTNDFDMLKRAGVGVAMGQAGEKVKAYADVICPSLEEDGVAWVIEQTLAGKIG; encoded by the coding sequence ATGATAAAATTAATTGCCTTAGATATGGACGGTACCTGCGTAACCCCCAATCCTAACCATCAAAATTACGAATATATTACCAAACCCGTTAAAGAGGCCATAGAAAACGCCCAGCGCAAAGGGATAATTGTGGTTTTTGCCACCGGCCGCTGGTACAACGCCGTTAAACATCATTTTGAATCTTTAAAGTTTAAAGGGCCGCAAATTTTAAATAACGGGGCTACCGTTATCGATACGCATGGGGTGGTGCACAGTAAGGTAGCTATAGCTAAGCCCGATTACATAAGCTTAGTTAATGCTATGCTTAGTAAAGAAATAAAGCTTGCCGTTTGTACCGAGTACGATATGGTGCATTGCAGCGAAGAAAGTGAGGAGCTGGGCTTTAAACAATGGTTTAGCAAAAAAGAAAATTTATTCGACCTTAACTACGCCGCTAAAATAATTGCTTTACATGGCGGTAAGTGGCTTGCCAATAAAGTTTTAAATGATTATCCTTATTTACAGGAAGCCGGCCATGCCGATAACTACCTAGAGATTTGGCCCAAACTAGCCAGCAAGGGCCTTGCCTTAATGCAGGTAGCGGCTCATTACGGCTTAACCATGGACGAAGTGATGGGCGTAGGTGATGGCACCAACGATTTTGATATGTTAAAACGTGCCGGCGTTGGTGTAGCTATGGGGCAAGCCGGTGAAAAAGTAAAAGCTTATGCCGATGTTATTTGCCCCAGCCTAGAAGAAGACGGCGTCGCTTGGGTTATCGAGCAAACTTTGGCCGGCAAAATCGGCTAA
- a CDS encoding glucosyltransferase domain-containing protein has protein sequence MNYLLTTVKENKKYFVFYFVIALLAYSAVVFNDVLFHDDFKRLYFLQRGEFHGWWFSRLLQNILYRLTSANLSAPFSYLGALPQLLALGFYSLLALLVVKKFSKINYATIFLALAIVLFPYINENMLYKFDSSGMALALLLAGLPLLIPFKNLLTKAIVTIICIAASMATYQLAFNAYLILALFIAMQNLSKGVAFKEALKDFLINITLAALALIVYFVGIRVLLAIRMALSATAWTIDDAFGRGASETVSLLQLFPAILKNIKSYLIFNINYFSAFRLALIMASLIIFYLCLIKQTLKNQQVSNALKVLFCLILFLATGVLFLLPTAFILPAVNYNLYSRYLYSIGIAFALIYLYIFNNLPFKLNKFNSIVKIIIFYAGFMFISLTFQNTSFIATNDKRITFWVTSINHSLMQLMKEYEINRIEISSSSSWGSEQALLNYLTLFNDIPVGPSNIQEVTSLPILTANPPYYTIYLDGATAIIIINKQLIGFL, from the coding sequence ATGAATTATTTATTAACAACTGTAAAAGAAAATAAAAAATATTTTGTTTTTTATTTTGTGATAGCTCTCTTGGCTTATAGCGCGGTAGTTTTTAATGATGTTTTATTTCATGATGATTTTAAAAGACTTTATTTTCTTCAAAGAGGAGAATTCCATGGGTGGTGGTTTAGCCGGCTGCTGCAAAATATTCTTTATCGCTTAACATCGGCTAATCTTAGCGCGCCTTTTTCTTATTTAGGAGCTTTGCCGCAGTTACTTGCCTTAGGGTTTTATAGCTTATTAGCTTTATTAGTAGTTAAAAAATTTAGCAAAATTAACTATGCCACCATCTTTTTAGCTTTAGCCATTGTTCTTTTTCCTTATATTAATGAAAATATGCTGTATAAATTTGATAGTAGCGGTATGGCTTTAGCTTTACTATTGGCCGGCTTACCATTATTAATACCCTTTAAAAATTTATTAACTAAAGCCATCGTTACTATTATTTGTATAGCGGCTAGTATGGCTACTTACCAATTAGCTTTTAACGCTTATTTAATTTTAGCTTTATTTATAGCTATGCAAAATTTAAGTAAAGGTGTAGCTTTTAAAGAAGCTTTGAAAGATTTTTTAATAAATATTACTTTAGCAGCTTTAGCTTTAATCGTTTACTTTGTGGGCATAAGAGTGTTGTTAGCCATTAGAATGGCTTTATCCGCTACCGCATGGACTATAGACGATGCTTTTGGCAGAGGAGCCAGTGAAACCGTTTCACTTTTACAATTATTCCCTGCAATATTAAAGAACATAAAAAGTTATCTTATATTTAATATAAATTATTTTTCTGCGTTCAGATTGGCTTTAATTATGGCCTCTCTCATTATTTTTTATCTATGCTTGATTAAGCAAACTCTTAAAAACCAGCAAGTAAGTAATGCATTAAAAGTTTTATTTTGCCTGATACTTTTTTTAGCTACCGGCGTACTTTTTTTGCTGCCCACAGCTTTTATCTTGCCTGCGGTTAATTACAACCTATATTCAAGGTATCTTTATAGTATAGGTATAGCTTTTGCCTTGATTTATCTTTATATTTTTAATAATTTACCGTTTAAATTAAATAAATTTAATTCCATTGTTAAAATAATTATCTTTTATGCCGGCTTTATGTTTATTTCTTTAACTTTTCAAAACACCAGCTTTATAGCCACTAACGATAAACGGATTACTTTTTGGGTTACTTCGATAAACCACTCGTTAATGCAATTAATGAAAGAATACGAGATAAATCGCATAGAAATTAGCTCATCATCGTCATGGGGGTCGGAGCAAGCGCTTCTTAATTATTTAACTCTTTTTAATGATATTCCCGTCGGCCCCAGTAATATCCAAGAGGTAACTTCTTTACCCATATTAACGGCCAATCCTCCCTATTACACTATCTATTTAGATGGCGCTACAGCTATTATTATCATTAACAAACAGTTAATTGGATTTTTATAA
- a CDS encoding putative addiction module antidote protein, producing the protein MEDVINKEDFELEELCLTKEDFKLSKYDLADYINTKEDFLTGIEVAIEKNNMRYLIKILNAFSRSKNFSQIADELNLSRAGLYKSLSPQGNPSFETVMKLFNVLGIRLKVEKA; encoded by the coding sequence ATGGAAGATGTAATAAACAAAGAAGATTTTGAGCTTGAAGAGCTATGTTTAACAAAAGAAGATTTTAAGCTTAGTAAATACGATTTAGCCGATTATATTAACACTAAAGAAGATTTTTTAACCGGTATAGAAGTAGCTATAGAAAAAAATAATATGCGTTATTTAATAAAAATACTTAACGCCTTTAGCCGCAGCAAAAATTTTAGCCAAATAGCCGACGAACTTAACTTAAGCAGAGCAGGGCTCTACAAAAGCCTCTCACCTCAAGGTAATCCTTCTTTTGAAACCGTTATGAAGCTCTTTAATGTGCTTGGTATACGTTTAAAGGTGGAAAAAGCTTAA
- a CDS encoding tetratricopeptide repeat protein: MNEAKVIQRGIEFYQKGEYSKALERFTTSGLTLQGNYELMFYLGLTYARLGNNDKSIELLDSVQHLDSDFNRQLQSRLALCYIYVKLQRYADADIIITVLLEQGIEKATIYALRGYSAEQQGDSFAAVRAYKRAIELEPDNNNALNSLGYLYAKQGQNYDEALIYLRRAVSLQPKNPAYLDSLGYLCYKMGKGREAIDYLTRALALDETNETIQDHLSLVQG; this comes from the coding sequence TTGAACGAGGCCAAAGTAATTCAGCGGGGCATCGAGTTTTACCAAAAAGGTGAATACTCTAAGGCCCTCGAACGTTTTACAACATCGGGTTTAACCTTACAAGGTAACTACGAACTCATGTTTTACTTGGGCTTAACCTATGCACGGCTAGGGAATAACGATAAATCTATTGAATTATTAGATAGCGTCCAACATTTAGATAGCGATTTTAACCGCCAGTTGCAAAGCCGGTTGGCGTTATGTTATATTTATGTAAAGTTACAGCGTTATGCCGATGCCGATATAATCATCACTGTTTTGTTGGAGCAGGGGATAGAAAAAGCCACCATCTACGCTCTGCGCGGCTACAGCGCCGAGCAGCAAGGCGATAGCTTTGCCGCCGTGCGGGCTTACAAACGGGCTATAGAGCTGGAGCCCGATAATAATAATGCTTTAAATAGTTTAGGTTATTTATATGCTAAACAAGGCCAAAATTATGACGAAGCTTTAATTTATTTGCGCCGAGCAGTGTCGCTGCAACCAAAAAACCCGGCTTATTTGGATAGTTTGGGTTATCTTTGTTATAAAATGGGGAAAGGGCGCGAGGCTATCGATTATTTAACGCGGGCTTTGGCCCTAGATGAAACGAACGAAACTATTCAGGATCACCTTAGTTTGGTACAGGGGTAA